From one Triticum aestivum cultivar Chinese Spring chromosome 4B, IWGSC CS RefSeq v2.1, whole genome shotgun sequence genomic stretch:
- the LOC123089448 gene encoding ABA-inducible protein PHV A1-like: protein MSGWVQEKSGEATKMASKTGQSIQDRAVEAKDQTGSFLGEKSEVVTKAASETTEAAKKMSGEAMAKAPVAPKENVFQQAGGNMVGAATDAKDVVMNTLGMGGGK, encoded by the exons ATGTCTGGCTGGGTTCAAGAGAAGTCTGGCGAGGCCACGAAGATGGCATCCAAGACGGGGCAGTCCATCCAGGACCGCGCCGTCGAGGCAAAAGACCAGACCGGCAGCTTCCTTGGCGAGAAGAGTGAAGTTGTCACGAAGGCTGCCTCCGAGACTACGGAGGCAGCCAAAAAGATGAGTGGCGAGGCCATGGCGAAGGCCCCGGTCGCCCCCAAGGAAAATGTCTTCCAACAG GCTGGCGGGAATATGGTGGGTGCCGCTACGGATGCCAAGGATGTTGTCATGAACACACTCGGGATGGGAGGAGGCAAGTGA